GTTACGAAACAGATGCTTTGGCCGGGTTGAAGGAGCTACCGCCGCATGTCTCCATTACAGGAATTTGGAAAAAGTCTGATCATTCTCGGAGCGGTGATCGCTGTCGTGGGGCTGTTCCTGGTACTGGTTCCTAAGATACCCTGGTTGGGACGATTGCCGGGCGATATCCTGGTCAAGAAGGAGCACTATAGTTATTACTTTCCACTGGGCACCTGCCTCTTGATCAGCATCGTTCTGAGCCTGATACTATGGCTTTTTCGCAGATGACCGTATTCGCCGAGGGACACGTTTCAGGGGTATCGTCACATATTTAAAGAGGTTTTTCGATGGAGGAACATCCTTTTCATTGCGAGGAATGTGGAGGCCACACCTTCATTGTGGTCCACACATACGAAATATGTACTCATGATCTTCGCATGCTGACCTGCCGGTGTGGAAAGCGATCCGACGCCGTGGCGGCCCACCAGGACGTAGTGAGCAGGGAGGAGTACGTGGAATGGGGGCCGCTGGACCAGGAGCATAACTGGAACTACGAAGCCAAGAATATGGAAGAGTTGGATGAATCCCGCGAGGAATCTCACGTTCTTTGCGAACCGTGTACACGCCGGGCGGAGAAATCGGACTGGACGAGCATCGATCGGTACACCGAGGCTATACGTCACGAATTCTATCTGTTCTGTCAGACGTGTGAACGGGAAATCGAATTCGGGTGGACCGAACCCGGCCGAGGGGGCGGCATCTGGCCGGTGGAGAGCGTGGATTTCGATCCATCCAAATGCTGGCCCGAGCCTCGGCACCTCGGATCCTGGATCGAAAGAGGATGGTACAACCTGAATCACTCGGACTGATCCGGAATAAGGCTCTCCTCGAATTTCCTCCGGAATGCTCGAGTTCATTCCTCGTTCCATTCGAGGGAACAAGTGCGGGTTTCACCGGGAGGGGGATGGAACACCTCGTCATCGGTTCCAACGCGTTCGGCGCCGCCTTCCAATTCGAGTTTCCACAAGAGGAACCTCCGGCGTTAGTATT
This is a stretch of genomic DNA from Deltaproteobacteria bacterium. It encodes these proteins:
- a CDS encoding DUF2905 domain-containing protein; the protein is MSPLQEFGKSLIILGAVIAVVGLFLVLVPKIPWLGRLPGDILVKKEHYSYYFPLGTCLLISIVLSLILWLFRR